In one Chiloscyllium punctatum isolate Juve2018m chromosome 17, sChiPun1.3, whole genome shotgun sequence genomic region, the following are encoded:
- the ctu1 gene encoding cytoplasmic tRNA 2-thiolation protein 1 has protein sequence MLGGGRGSSQIGSIMPVPCSSCDKKPAVLRRPKTGHSLCKECFFWAFEEEVHQTIISAELFQKGETVGIGASGGKDSTVLAHVLKVLNERYDYGLNLMLLSVDEGISGYRDDSLETVKRNQQQYDLPLKIVSYEELYGWTMDQIVKKVGLKNNCTFCGVFRRQALDRGAMMLNVDKVCTGHNADDVAETVLMNFLRGDIARLRRCTSIITGSEGAIPRCKPLKYAYEKEIVLYAYFKKLDYFSTECVYSPNAYRGYARAFLKDLESIRTSAIMDVIHSGENLSVKEDVKMPTQGTCTRCGYISSQQLCKACALLEGLNRGLPKLGIGKQYKLHNRLLKKDPLTEEQQKKLGAVTF, from the exons ATCGGCTCCATCATGCCAGTTCCTTGCAGTAGCTGTGACAAGAAGCCAGCAGTCCTCAGGCGGCCCAAAACAGGCCACTCCCTTTGTAAAGAGTGCTTTTTCTGGGCCTTTGAAGAGGAAGTTCATCAGACAATTatatctgctgagcttttccagaaggGGGAGACTGTCGGGATTGGTGCTTCTGGTGGGAAAGACTCAACTGTTCTGGCTCATGTTCTGAAAGTTTTAAATGAGCGTTACGATTATGGGTTAAATCTAATGCTGCTCTCTGTGGACGAAGGCATCAGTGGTTATCGTGACGATTCTTTGGAGACAGTAAAGAGAAACCAGCAACAATATGATCTGCCTCTTAAAATTGTTTCCTATGAAGAGCTGTATGGTTGGACAATGGATCAGATTGTAAAGAAAGTTGGTTTGAAAAATAACTGCACGTTCTGTGGTGTCTTCAGACGGCAAGCTCTTGATAGAGGAGCTATGATGCTGAACGTAGATAAGGTTTGCACAG GTCACAATGCCGATGATGTTGCTGAGACTGTACTGATGAACTTCCTGCGTGGAGATATTGCTCGACTTCGCCGCTGTACTTCAATTATCACAGGTAGTGAGGGAGCCATCCCTCGCTGCAAGCCACTCAAATATGCCTATGAGAAAGAGATAGTGCTGTATGCTTATTTTAAGAAACTGGACTACTTCTCTACAGAATGCGTGTATTCCCCGAATGCATACAGGGGCTACGCTCGTGCTTTCTTGAAAGATCTGGAATCTATCCGGACCAGTGCCATCATGGATGTGATTCACTCTGGTGAGAACCTGTCTGTAAAGGAGGATGTGAAGATGCCCACGCAGGGAACCTGTACCCGTTGTGGTTACATTTCCAGTCAGCAGCTGTGCAAGGCATGTGCTCTGCTAGAGGGACTAAACCGTGGGCTCCCTAAACTTGGCATTGGTAAACAATACAAATTACATAACCGCCTGCTGAAAAAGGATCCGCTGACTGAGGAACAGCAGAAGAAACTCGGAGCTGTAACTTTCTAA